The DNA sequence AAATGCTCTAGTCGAAAGGTGGTATCCAGACACACATACCTTTTACCTTCCGATTGGTGAATGTGCTGAAGATATGGTTATGATTCTTGGTCTTCCGACGGACGGTCTTCCAGTCACAGGAATGACTATGAGTAGTTTTGAAGCCTTAGAGGCAGAGTATTTGCACCAATTTGAGGTTGCACCGAGAAAGTCAAACTGTAGAGGAAGCGGTATAAAACTGACGTGGCTTCGGGATCTAAAAGAACGGTTACAGTTGACTGATGAAAACAATATACAGAGGTACGTGAAGTACCACATTATGTTGTTGATCGGTACGATATTGTTTGGAGACAAGCTTGGGGCATCTGTGCACTGAAAGTTTCTGCCTTTACTTCGTAATTTTGGTAGTATCGGACAGTACAGTTGGGGATCGGCTTGCCTCGCATACCTGTACAGGGCGTTATGCAGGGCATCTCATTTTGACTGTAAGGAGATTGACAGTTCGCTAACACAGCTGCTCGTTTGGGCATGGATCCGCCTGCCATATCTAGCGCCGGTTCGTAGGAAATCCCGTAGTTTTTCGCTTGCAAACATGTAACATTATCTTACATTTACTCCGTATCTTCATATTTAGAATCCAGTTCTGTTAATGAATTAAGTCATATTAGGTGACGTAACTGGGAGCGTGGAAACCAACGCTTTAAGTATCTTACACTTGCTCACTTTAGGAAGACCTTGGATAATCTTCAGGAAGGCCAGTTATATTTTCATTAAAGAAGTATTTCGTTTAGTTTAATAACTGAAATTAAAGGTAAATAAACACTCAATACATCAATGATGATATAAATAAACTTTACATCAGGTTATTATCTCAATcttaacaaaaaaagaaaacataaaaacataaataaatattgattaataaacactaattaatatttaactacatcaataactaacaaaaaatattattatcctAAACTTAACTACATAAACACATAAACAAATGCTAATTGAATATGTTTTCACATATCACTTAACTATTTGGTCCATCAATCAATATAAATTATTACAGAATTCTAATCCGTCTTATAAATATAGGCAATTACGTACCGGCGCTCATATTCCGGAAACTCCGGAGCATGCATGGCTTTCAAATCCAACATTCGCATAaaagatggctcctcaaacggtACTTCGTTTGCCAGTGCATTTGCCACGTCTGTCATATTTGGAGCCATAGTGCCGTCACCTTGATCTTTATCTCTATTTGGATCAACAACTTCATAATTGCTTTCGAACTCTTTCTCACTGTCACTATTGTAATCTTTCCGTACAATATTTTGGTCGGCCTCAGATTGTTCGAATTCAATGTACAGCTCGATGAACGGCATTTGGGCACgactttcaatatacattgaaaacatctcttgcatacTCGCTTCGTCGGTtatatatttggtttgaaattgaagggaataacaacatctaacggattttcacaaataaattttactacttcaaatgtttgtaacaaaatctgaccaaaataatacactttTAAAAGAACTCTATCATCTATTTCTCTCACCAATCTAAACAGAAACAAAACCTCACTATCAATTTTTTTACCTCATAGCAAAGAAGAGAGAACCAGGAGTGGAAGAAAGCAAAAGAACAAGATGAAGAAGACGGTATCTGCTGCCTTGTTTATGAGTTACACATTTTTAAATACATCTATCTGCATAAATCGGACTCAGTGAGTTGTTCCAGCTcattcaaaaaattatataataatcaattcagaCCATCCGAATTGATTTtcgtattattaaaaaaaatagcttCATATACAACACGATTTGAAATTTCTCTCCttgcaaatcggaccgtccgatttgtccATGATATTTTTTTCCAACCACAACTCGCATAGTCCGACTTGTTTATATAACAACGCAGAAAAAACTGCTCCACATATTTGTCTAGCACCTCTATACCCCAAAACGCAGCACATCACATTCACAGCTTCCATAACCAAAAAAATGAaccacaaaaaattcaaaaaattgttGCGtcctaaaatcaaattaattaaccgCACATGTATATAAATAAAGAGTTAATCTTGCAAAATGCTGCAAATTACATAATCTTCACATAAGGCTATGAATTCTTGTTCTTTATGTGGAATCTTTTACATCCTCAATACATATATTCGTTAGCAGAacagaatttttttcttttaatttgggaTTCAGAAGCATAAAGGGTGGGATACGGAACTTTGTACCTGGTGCGAGCAATGGCCACTTGTGCAGCCATGTACAAGTTCAGAAAACAGTATATTACAAGAACAATCGCCACAAACCCATACCCTTTTGGGACCAACTTAATTATCGTCGCCATTTTTGTGTTGATTAATAGTAGCAGTGGTTCTTCTTCTAAGTTTTAACAAGTAATCACATGAACAGAGCCATGCAGTGCTTTGGGATGATTTTGCTTTCAATCTCAGATCGATGTTGAGATTATATATAGACCGATTCAattcaataataaataattagtgtggtaccctgattattattattagtattgttTGGATTTTGATTTTGGCTTAGCTAATtagacaaaattaaatttaactaatattttatatTCCAAGAGGAATGTAGTAAAATTACATAAAAtgatcaaattaattttattaatattttaatgtgTCAGACATGGAAGATAGTGATAAAATTCTGTGTTGTTGGCTTTATCCGTGGATTGTCCTCCAAGGCAGAGAATATTAGAAGTCAACATTTGACTAAATTAATGTGGCTTGCTCACTACTCCACATAGCAAAACTTATATGGTCTCtgatgtttaattatattttatttttgtaaattttatgatatttatcatttggtgtttaatttttatttaatttattttttagtaaattttaaatatttaaaaattatttatttttatatttttaaaattaaatattaactgttaattctttttattaaattaaacactattttttatggttttttaattAAACGCTAAATagtgtttttttttctcttatgtttaacattgatatatatgtttttatttgaacataattgttgaattagaaaaataattaacacTTTCATGATAATAAATATGATTAAGTTGAGTTaatatcttaaataatttttaataaattggtTCAAGTGTGCAGGtccaatattatttttgttataatcCAAAATAATGAAGCAAAATGCACTCAAGTGTGCTGAACATGACCCACAAACCAAGTTTAATACCAACCaaactttagtaaattaaatCTAAACTAGGTTTCTCATATGTACTTCTGGTAAACACAAGAGAGAGAACTTCATCTTCGAACTCACacaccagaaaaaaaaaagaaagctaaTTAAGAAAGCAATGTCCAATCAAACTAATCAAGAACATGTTAAGTTAGAGGTTAAAGGTAATTAGTTTTCATTTGCATACAAGTTGATTTCTTCACTTTTTTTCAACTCTTTGCACCACTATTTCGGGTAACAAGAGGAAACAGGTGGTTAAACTTTATCTACTATAAATCAATGGCCCACAATGTTACTTGGAGCCAAAGTACTCTTTCAATGGTTTGGATTTGGAATTATCACTGAGCAAATCAATTTCTGCTGTTCTGTCCTCCTCGGTCAAGCAAAAGATCAAATTTGAAATTTCTAATTTAAGGGTTGATtgaggaaagagaaagaaggatcTCTGTTAGTCCAAAGTCCAAGAAGTTGACTTTGAGAAAATCCTAACTGTGGCTCTGATgaagatacaaaaagaaaaatgaatcacATTAGAGCTGAAGGAGAGAGAACCCGAattagagagaagagaaaaacctCACAAACAgagtttgaagtcttggaagcatTGCACCTACACTAAAAGGAGCACTCCGCCAAGATGAAGAACAATATTTTGAGTTTAGAAGTTGGGTTTAGCATATAGAGTCAATGCTGtgaatcatcatctccttcatgTTTCACTATTTATATTTCTGTTTCAATGTAtatctgttttttattctgtctgaagtaaaaggcaagaaagaaagGCATTGAAAAAAAGTCATTGAttgaaaaaggctgagagaaacACTTCAGAGAAAAAAccaagagtgatttcagatttcttttgaTTGTATTTCTGTTTTGTATCAAGTACCTAAGAGGTatcccttgctaagttgggtaagTACTTAATGTGTCTGGTTTAAGTAGTTACATTACCAAATCAAGTTTATGTTGAAGCTTGATATGTCTCAGATAGGATTACGTGGAGTCCTAGAGatttggtgtatgtaatacttaaaagatagtgaaaattccatcaacgttgtggtggagactagatgtaggttgcATTACACATGGCAACTGAACTAGGATATATGTCTATGTCACCTTCCTCCTCTCTGCTTTAGTTTTGTTTTTCTGATTTTTATGAGACAAAACTAAATTGTCTCCTGCTTAATCCGCTGCGCAGACCAAACAAATTCCAAGtttaatttatgattttaaaGCTTAATCAATCAAAGTtaaagaaggccatagattcaacccctctcTTCTCTAAGATTTCTGGAACCTTCAATCGGTATCAGAGCACAGTTGACCCATACTGTTAATTTGGGTAGAGTACCAATGGAAACTCTCGCTTGTGACGGTGTCACCAAAGCAAGATTCTCCGCTCATTGGCGTGGGTGAACCGGTAGAGACTGTTGTCTCCTGGCCTG is a window from the Arachis hypogaea cultivar Tifrunner chromosome 17, arahy.Tifrunner.gnm2.J5K5, whole genome shotgun sequence genome containing:
- the LOC112762932 gene encoding serine/threonine-protein phosphatase 7 long form homolog; amino-acid sequence: MLTCDYPVHPDQYDDRVKEYLRFIAFYHASQIRIVQSQKALVNALVERWYPDTHTFYLPIGECAEDMVMILGLPTDGLPVTGMTMSSFEALEAEYLHQFEVAPRKSNCRGSGIKLTWLRDLKERLQLTDENNIQSIGQYSWGSACLAYLYRALCRASHFDCKEIDSSLTQLLVWAWIRLPYLAPVRRKSRSFSLANM